A genome region from Brassica oleracea var. oleracea cultivar TO1000 chromosome C2, BOL, whole genome shotgun sequence includes the following:
- the LOC106319214 gene encoding LOW QUALITY PROTEIN: probable polygalacturonase (The sequence of the model RefSeq protein was modified relative to this genomic sequence to represent the inferred CDS: deleted 1 base in 1 codon) produces MDFPLLLRSILFPLCLLFSVIQSRPYTSSQKIQLPGDSLALSVADFGATGDGIHYDTSEIQSAINACNHHYTSSSSICRVKFPPGTYLTAKLHLRSGVLLDVTENAVLLGGPRIEDYPAETSSDWYVVVANNATDVGITGGGAIDGQGSKFVVRFDERKNVMVSWNQTGACLGDECRPRLVGFVDSTNVQIWNITLRDPAYWCLHIVRCENTSVHDVSILGDFNTPNNDGIDIEDSNNTFITRCHIDTGDDAICPKTYVAPLYNLTVTDCWIRTKSSAIKLGSASWFEFKSLVFDNITIFESHRGLGMQIRDGGNVNGITFSNMNISTRYYDPSWWGRAEPIYITTCPRDSSSKEGSISNLLFVNITIVSENGVFLSGSPNGLLTDIKFKNMNITLRRWSNYTSGLVDYRPGCQGLMNHSATAGIIMEHVNGFSVENVDLKWSDDNLNAWNVPLEFRPSTVNNVSFVGFSSGLYTKLFEFDCVIVGEHKILESFMFGLMETWILIYLTS; encoded by the exons ATGGACTTCCCACTACTGTTGCGAAGCATATTATTTCCCCTGTGCCTATTATTTTCCGTCATCCAATCACGTCCGTACACGTCATCACAGAAGATCCAACTTCCCGGCGATTCCTTGGCCCTCTCCGTCGCCGATTTCGGCGCCACCGGCGATGGTATCCACTACGATACCTCCGAGATACAGTCCGCCATTAACGCCTGCAATCATCACTACACCTCATCTTCCTCCATCTGCCGGGTCAAGTTTCCTCCCGGCACCTACTTGACCGCCAAGCTCCATCTCCGATCCGGCGTCCTCCTCGATGTGACGGAGAACGCCGTGCTTCTCGGGGGACCGAGGATTGAAGATTATCCGGCGGAGACTTCGTCGGATTGGTACGTGGTGGTGGCGAACAACGCGACGGATGTTGGAATCACCGGCGGAGGAGCAATCGACGGACAGGGATCTAAATTCGTGGTGAGATTCGATGAGAGGAAGAACGTGATGGTGAGCTGGAATCAGACTGGGGCTTGCTTGGGTGATGAGTGTAGACCTAGGCTTGTTGGATTCGTTGACTCCACCAATGTTCAAATCTGGAACATCACGCTTCGTGATCCTGCGTATTGGTG TTTGCATATCGTGAGGTGCGAGAACACTTCTGTCCACGACGTATCAATCTTAGGCGATTTCAACACGCCAAATAACGATGGCATCGACATAGAAGATTCAAACAATACTTTCATAACTCGGTGTCACATCGACACAGGAGATGACGCAATCTGCCCCAAGACTTATGTTGCTCCGCTTTACAACTTAACCGTTACAGACTGCTGGATCCGGACCAAATCCTCCGCCATTAAACTTGGTAGTGCGAGCTGGTTTGAATTCAAAAGTCTCGTCTTTGATAACATCACCATTTTTGAATCACACAGAGGCCTTGGCATGCAAATACGCGATGGAG GAAATGTGAATGGCATTACGTTTTCAAACATGAACATCAGTACAAGATACTATGATCCGTCCTGGTGGGGAAGAGCAGAACCAATCTATATAACAACTTGCCCGCGCGATTCATCTTCAAAGGAAGGCTCAATCTCGAATCTCCTTTTCGTTAACATAACAATCGTTTCTGAAAACGGAGTCTTTTTATCTGGCTCTCCAAACGGATTACTCACAGACATAAAGTTCAAGAACATGAACATTACTTTGAGAAGATGGAGTAATTACACTTCAGGGCTCGTGGATTATAGACCTGGATGTCAAGGTCTAATGAACCATAGCGCCACAGCTGGGATCATTATGGAACACGTGAATGGGTTCAGCGTTGAGAATGTTGACTTGAAATGGTCAGATGATAATCTGAATGCTTGGAATGTTCCTCTAGAATTTAGACCTTCAACTGTGAATAATGTTTCCTTTGTTGGTTTCAGTTCTGGTCTC TACACGAAATTGTTTGAGTTTGATTGTGTTATTGTTGGTGAACACAAGATTCTAGAGTCATTTATGTTTGGTTTAATGGAGACTTGGATTCTGATTTATTTGACGTCCTAG
- the LOC106324108 gene encoding uncharacterized protein LOC106324108, producing the protein MVKDYHKESISPRLCITSPSFSVQVNGELAGYFQNKAAMQKKFRLHPGCSSLSLTHLCFADDLMMFVERSKESVEGALAVVDEFVVWSGLKISIEKSTIYMAGVAVEEKARIKRNFPLAEGTLPVRYLGLPLMTQVMRRPDYQPLVEKIRCKMNTWTSRCLSYAGRMQLIKSVIMSIVNFWSAAFRLPSQCMKEVEQLCAAFLWSGPDLITSRAKVAWKEVCKQKDEGGLGIRDLKEVNLVCGLKLIWRLLSGKSLWSKWIKVNLMKKKSFWEVNQKNQNGSWMWRKLLKIREIAKGFYRKEVGNGRHTSFWFDCWNENGVLYDLLGARGFIDMGICKEATVEDAISRSCRRRRYRTRMLNAVEESLNRVRDNISGDKEDVSLWRRGSGFKSSFSTSETWKIMRGDRVKLSTMDRVIHWNPGADDECVLWIMESSYTSSWSEIMRLAAEGCNMDRKRLFCFRYAFHIAIYGIWRERNRVRHGEKLMPITVLKKVTDKGVRNKLSVMRAKGVKGMEDAFQLWFGTRV; encoded by the exons ATGGTGAAGGATTATCACAAAGAGTCGATCTCCCCAAG ATTGTGTATCACAAGTCCATCTTTCTCAGTACAAGTGAATGGGGAGCTCGCGGGTTATTTTCAAA ACAAGGCTGCTATGCAGAAGAAGTTCAGGCTTCATCCAGGGTGCAGTTCGCTATCTCTCACCCATTTGTGCTTTGCGGATGATCTTATGATGTTTGTAGAGAGATCAAAAGAGTCTGTTGAAGGCGCTTTGGCAGTGGTCGATGAATTTGTAGTATGGTCGGGTTTGAAGATAAGTATTGAGAAGTCTACTATATACATGGCTGGTGTGGCTGTAGAGGAAAAGGCTAGGATCAAAAGAAACTTTCCTTTGGCTGAAGGTACACTTCCTGTGAGGTACTTGGGATTACCACTTATGACCCAGGTAATGAGAAGACCCGACTATCAACCGTTGGTGGAGAAAATCAGATGCAAGATGAACACTTGGACGAGTAGGTGTCTGTCTTATGCAGGTAGAATGCAACTGATAAAATCTGTGATAATGAGTATTGTCAATTTTTGGTCTGCGGCATTCAGACTCCCAAGCCAATGTATGAAAGAAGTAGAGCAGCTCTGTGCAGCGTTTCTTTGGTCGGGTCCTGATCTTATAACCTCAAGAGCAAAGGTTGCTTGGAAAGAAGTATGTAAACAGAAAGATGAAGGTGGATTGGGTATTAGAGATTTGAAAGAAGTCAATTTGGTTTGTGGGCTGAAACTTATTTGGAGGCTTTTGTCGGGTAAGTCTTTATGGAGTAAATGGATCAAGGTTAATCTGATGAAGAAGAAAAGCTTTTGGGAAGTGAATCAGAAAAATCAAAATGGTTCCTGGATGTGGAGGAAACTGCTTAAGATCAGGGAGATAGCAAAAGGTTTTTATAGAAAAGAAGTAGGTAATGGGCGTCATACTTCATTTTGGTTTGATTGCTGGAATGAGAATGGAGTCCTATATGATCTTTTGGGTGCTCGAGGCTTTATAGACATGGGTATTTGTAAAGAAGCTACGGTCGAAGATGCTATCTCTAGGTCCTGTAGACGTCGAAGATATAGAACAAGGATGTTAAATGCCGTAGAAGAGAGTCTGAACAGAGTAAGAGACAATATAAGTGGAGATAAGGAGGATGTGAGTCTATGGAGAAGAGGCTCGGGTTTTAAAAGTTCTTTCTCCACTTCTGAGACTTGGAAAATAATGAGAGGTGATAGAGTGAA GTTATCTACAATGGACAGAGTAATCCATTGGAATCCAGGAGCTGATGATGAGTGCGTGCTCT GGATTATGGAGAGTTCTTATACAAGTTCTTGGTCAGAGATCATGCGGTTGGCTGCGGAGGGTTGTAACATGGATCGAAAGAGGCTTTTCTGTTTCCGTTATGCGTTTCACATTGCAATATATGGAATATGGAGAGAACGAAATAGAGTTAGGCATGGGGAGAAGCTAATGCCTATAACTGTGTTGAAGAAGGTGACTGATAAGGGGGTGAGAAACAAACTTAGTGTGATGAGAGCTAAAGGAGTAAAGGGTATGGAAGATGCTTTCCAACTATGGTTTGGCACTAGAGTGTGA